Proteins encoded by one window of Streptomyces sp. NBC_01477:
- the rplL gene encoding 50S ribosomal protein L7/L12, translated as MATKLSQEDLLAQFENLTLIELAEFLKAFEEKFDVTAAAPVAVAAAGGAGAAPAEAAEEQDEFDVILTAAGDKKIQVIKVVRELTSLGLKEAKDLVDGAPKAVLEKVAKEAAEKGAESLKAAGASVEVK; from the coding sequence ATGGCGACCAAGCTCAGCCAGGAAGACCTCCTCGCGCAGTTCGAGAACCTCACCCTCATCGAGCTCGCCGAGTTCCTGAAGGCGTTCGAGGAGAAGTTCGACGTCACCGCCGCCGCCCCGGTGGCCGTGGCCGCCGCCGGTGGCGCGGGTGCCGCGCCGGCCGAGGCCGCTGAGGAGCAGGACGAGTTCGACGTCATCCTCACCGCCGCCGGTGACAAGAAGATCCAGGTCATCAAGGTCGTGCGTGAGCTGACCTCGCTGGGCCTGAAGGAGGCCAAGGACCTCGTGGACGGCGCTCCGAAGGCCGTTCTGGAGAAGGTCGCCAAGGAGGCCGCGGAGAAGGGCGCCGAGTCGCTCAAGGCCGCCGGTGCCTCGGTCGAGGTCAAGTAA
- the rplJ gene encoding 50S ribosomal protein L10 produces MARPDKAAAVAELTDQFRSSNAAVLTEYRGLTVAQLKTLRRSLGENATYAVVKNTLTKIAANEAGINQLDDLFAGPSAVAFVTGDPVEAAKGLRDFAKDNPALVIKGGVLDGKALSADEIKKLADLESREVLLAKLAGAIKGKQSQAAALFQALPAKFARTAEALRVKKAEAEPADAEQGVAE; encoded by the coding sequence ATGGCGAGGCCCGACAAGGCTGCCGCGGTTGCCGAGTTGACGGATCAGTTCCGCTCCTCGAACGCCGCCGTGCTGACCGAGTACCGCGGTCTCACCGTGGCGCAGCTCAAGACGCTGCGCCGTTCTCTCGGTGAGAACGCCACGTACGCCGTGGTGAAGAACACGCTGACCAAGATCGCGGCCAACGAGGCCGGGATCAACCAGCTCGACGACCTGTTCGCGGGTCCGTCTGCTGTCGCCTTCGTCACCGGTGACCCGGTCGAGGCGGCGAAGGGTCTGCGCGACTTCGCCAAGGACAACCCCGCTCTCGTCATCAAGGGCGGTGTCCTTGACGGCAAGGCGCTGTCCGCCGACGAGATCAAGAAGCTCGCGGACCTCGAGTCCCGCGAGGTGCTGCTCGCCAAGCTGGCGGGTGCCATCAAGGGCAAGCAGTCCCAGGCTGCCGCGCTCTTCCAGGCGCTCCCCGCGAAGTTCGCCCGCACCGCGGAAGCGCTTCGTGTCAAGAAGGCAGAGGCCGAGCCGGCCGACGCCGAGCAGGGCGTTGCCGAGTAA